The following are encoded together in the Streptomyces sp. NBC_00358 genome:
- a CDS encoding ATP-dependent helicase: MVSSAHRALDGFSPATRGWFTGAFSAPTAAQAGAWAAIGAGSDVLVVAPTGSGKTLAAFLAALDQLASTPPPADPRKRCRVLYVSPLKALAVDVERNLRSPLTGIRQESVRLGLPEPEVKVGIRSGDTPPAVRRALATRPPDILITTPESLFLMLTSATRDALTGIETVILDEVHAVAGTKRGAHLALTLERLDELLPKPARRIGLSATVRPVDEVARYLSPQRKVEIVQPPSGKEFDLSVVVPVEDLGELGGSPASDGKEGAEKPSIWPHVEERIADLVQSHRSTIVFANSRRLAERLCNRLNEIAYERATGEPLEEAHAPAQLMGGSGAAQGAPPVIARAHHGSVSKEQRAQVEEDLKAGRLPAVVATSSLELGIDMGAVDLVIQVESPPSVASGLQRVGRAGHQVGAVSTGVVFPKYRGDLVQAAVVTERMRTGSIESLRVPANPLDVLAQQLVAMTALDTWQVDDLLSTVRRAAPFASLPESAFTAVLDMLAGRYPSDAFAELRPRVVWDRVAGTVTGRPGAQRLAVTSGGTIPDRGLFGVFLAGADPKKGGGRVGELDEEMVYESRVGDVFTLGTSSWRIEDITRDRVLVSPAPGVPGRLPFWKGDQLGRPLELGRAVGAFLREVGSLPEDDARLRLLAAGLDTWAADNVLAYLKEQREACGHIPDDRTIVVERFRDELGDWRVVVHSPFGAQVHAPWALALGAKLSERYGMDAQVMHADDGIVLRLPDADLMGLDLLDQVPGKAGTEWDAEKAPVGAADVAFDKGEVNQIVTDQVGSSALFAARFRECAARALLLPRRSPGKRTPLWQQRQRAAQLLQVASEFGSFPIVLEAVRECLQDVFDVPGLTELMGDIESRKVRLVEVTTPEPSPFARSLLFGYVAQFLYEGDSPLAERRAAALSLDSRLLAELLGQAELRELLDADVLTELERELQWLTEDRRIKDVEGVADLLRLLGPLTEAELAERGAQPPWAGELAGARRAIRVRIAGADHWAAIEDAGRLRDALGTALPVGVPEAFTEPVKDPLGDLLARYARTHGPFTSTAAAARFGLGTAVTDGALHRLAANGRVVQGEFHPAGIGQEWCDATVLRRLRRRSLAALRHELEPVPPAALAQFLPQWQHVGGGHGLRGIDGLVRAVEQLQGASVPASALEKLVLPSRVAGYTPALLDELTAAGEVVWAGAGSLPGKDGWVSLYLADAAPLLLAEAHPLEPTALHQSVLDALGGGYGLFFRQIADQVRATTHPDATDPQLADAIWDLAWSGRLTNDTLAPMRSLLGSGRTAGSTAHRAKRSVPRGRYGSLTGGARPQSRTGPPTVAGRWSLLPEREPDPTVRAHALARTLLDRHGVVTRGAVAAEGVEGGFSAVYRILSAFEDSGQARRGYVVEGLGAAQFAMDGAVDRLRAAANARDRGDSLSGPAPTDNSPAAHGFPDAPVLPYSDAEFDVDGNGNGFGDGHHQHQHQGEGDGFDFGSGDRAAFADGPGPFGTPDPGPNLGTGSGHGSDPGDDPDRGNGLGSGLDPDLDFGDDHSFSADSAFSAGSPYPGAPRRRNTASDRDGSPYATNRSGRPGGAGLPGARARPRTASPAVVLAAADPANAYGAALPWPESPTEAGHKPGRKAGSLVVLVDGELTLYMERGGKTLLAWPADPDGPVSQDTRLCAAAEALAAAARAGSLGTVTVERVNGTSALTSSLGALLEGAGFIATPRGLRLRA, from the coding sequence ATGGTCAGCTCCGCACACCGAGCCCTCGACGGCTTCTCCCCCGCGACCCGCGGCTGGTTCACGGGGGCCTTTTCCGCGCCCACCGCGGCCCAGGCCGGTGCATGGGCGGCCATCGGTGCGGGCTCGGACGTGCTGGTCGTGGCCCCGACCGGTTCCGGCAAGACCCTGGCCGCGTTCCTCGCCGCGCTCGACCAGCTGGCCTCGACGCCCCCGCCGGCGGACCCGCGGAAGCGCTGCCGGGTTCTGTACGTGTCACCGCTCAAGGCGCTCGCGGTCGACGTGGAGCGGAATCTGCGCAGTCCCTTGACCGGCATCCGGCAGGAGTCCGTGCGGCTCGGGCTGCCGGAGCCGGAGGTGAAGGTGGGCATCCGTTCCGGTGACACCCCGCCCGCCGTGCGCCGGGCGCTGGCCACCCGCCCGCCGGACATCCTGATCACGACCCCCGAGTCGCTGTTCCTGATGCTGACCTCGGCCACGCGCGACGCGCTGACGGGCATCGAGACGGTGATCCTGGACGAGGTGCACGCGGTGGCGGGCACCAAGCGCGGCGCCCATCTCGCGCTCACCCTGGAGCGCCTCGACGAGCTGCTGCCGAAGCCCGCCCGGCGTATCGGCCTCTCCGCGACGGTGCGCCCCGTGGACGAGGTGGCGCGCTATCTCTCTCCGCAGCGCAAGGTGGAGATCGTCCAGCCGCCGTCGGGCAAGGAGTTCGACCTCTCCGTGGTGGTCCCGGTGGAGGACCTGGGAGAGCTGGGCGGGTCCCCGGCCTCCGACGGCAAGGAGGGCGCGGAGAAGCCCTCCATCTGGCCGCACGTCGAGGAGCGGATCGCCGACCTCGTCCAGTCGCACCGCTCGACGATCGTGTTCGCCAACTCGCGTCGTCTGGCCGAGCGTCTGTGCAACCGGCTGAACGAGATCGCCTACGAGAGGGCGACCGGCGAGCCCCTGGAGGAGGCCCACGCCCCGGCCCAGTTGATGGGCGGCTCGGGCGCGGCGCAGGGGGCACCGCCCGTCATCGCCCGTGCCCACCACGGTTCGGTCTCCAAGGAGCAGCGGGCCCAGGTCGAGGAGGACCTGAAGGCCGGCCGGCTGCCCGCCGTGGTCGCCACCTCCAGCCTCGAACTGGGCATCGACATGGGCGCGGTCGACCTCGTCATCCAGGTCGAGTCACCGCCGTCCGTGGCGTCGGGGCTCCAGCGCGTGGGCCGCGCCGGTCACCAGGTCGGCGCGGTCTCGACCGGTGTCGTCTTCCCGAAGTACCGGGGCGACCTGGTGCAGGCCGCCGTGGTCACCGAGCGGATGCGCACCGGCTCGATCGAGTCCCTGCGGGTCCCCGCCAATCCCCTGGACGTGCTGGCCCAGCAGCTCGTCGCCATGACCGCGCTCGACACCTGGCAGGTCGACGATCTGCTCAGCACGGTCCGCAGGGCGGCCCCCTTCGCCTCGCTCCCGGAGTCGGCGTTCACCGCCGTGCTGGACATGCTCGCCGGCCGCTATCCGTCGGACGCCTTCGCCGAGCTGAGGCCCCGCGTGGTGTGGGACCGCGTCGCGGGTACGGTGACCGGCCGCCCCGGCGCCCAGCGTCTCGCCGTCACCTCCGGGGGCACCATCCCCGACCGCGGGCTCTTCGGGGTCTTCCTCGCGGGGGCCGACCCCAAGAAGGGCGGCGGCCGGGTCGGCGAGCTCGACGAGGAGATGGTCTACGAGTCCCGGGTGGGCGACGTCTTCACCCTCGGCACCAGTTCCTGGCGCATCGAGGACATCACCCGGGACCGGGTCCTGGTCTCCCCGGCGCCCGGTGTCCCCGGCCGGCTGCCCTTCTGGAAGGGCGACCAGCTCGGACGCCCGCTGGAACTGGGGCGCGCGGTGGGCGCGTTCCTCCGCGAGGTCGGCTCGCTCCCCGAGGACGACGCCCGGCTGCGCCTGCTCGCCGCGGGCCTGGACACCTGGGCCGCCGACAACGTACTCGCGTACCTGAAAGAACAACGCGAGGCGTGCGGCCACATCCCGGACGACCGCACGATCGTCGTCGAGCGCTTCCGGGACGAGCTGGGCGACTGGCGTGTCGTCGTGCACTCACCCTTCGGCGCCCAGGTGCACGCACCCTGGGCCCTCGCCCTGGGCGCCAAGCTCTCCGAGCGGTACGGCATGGACGCCCAGGTCATGCACGCCGACGACGGCATCGTGCTCCGGCTGCCCGACGCGGACCTGATGGGCCTGGACCTGCTGGACCAGGTGCCCGGGAAGGCGGGCACGGAGTGGGACGCGGAGAAGGCGCCGGTCGGCGCGGCGGACGTCGCCTTCGACAAGGGCGAGGTCAACCAGATCGTCACGGACCAGGTCGGCAGCTCGGCCCTGTTCGCCGCCCGCTTCCGCGAATGCGCCGCGCGCGCCCTGCTCCTGCCGCGCCGCAGCCCCGGCAAGCGCACCCCGCTGTGGCAGCAGCGCCAGCGCGCGGCCCAACTGCTGCAGGTGGCAAGTGAGTTCGGCTCGTTCCCGATCGTCCTGGAAGCGGTGCGCGAATGCCTCCAGGATGTCTTCGACGTCCCGGGCCTCACGGAACTGATGGGCGACATCGAGTCCCGCAAGGTGCGGCTCGTCGAGGTCACCACACCCGAGCCCTCCCCCTTCGCCCGCTCGCTGCTCTTCGGATACGTCGCCCAGTTCCTGTACGAGGGAGACTCGCCCCTCGCCGAGCGGCGCGCCGCCGCGCTGTCGCTCGACTCGCGGCTGCTGGCCGAGCTCCTGGGCCAGGCCGAACTGCGCGAGCTCCTGGACGCCGACGTCCTGACCGAGCTGGAGCGCGAACTCCAGTGGCTCACCGAGGACCGCCGCATCAAGGACGTGGAGGGGGTCGCCGACCTGCTGCGTCTGCTGGGGCCGCTCACGGAGGCCGAGTTGGCCGAGCGGGGCGCGCAGCCGCCCTGGGCGGGGGAACTGGCCGGCGCCCGCCGTGCCATCCGGGTCCGGATCGCCGGGGCCGACCACTGGGCCGCCATCGAGGACGCCGGCCGACTGCGCGACGCCCTCGGTACGGCGTTGCCCGTCGGTGTCCCGGAGGCCTTCACCGAGCCGGTCAAGGATCCGCTCGGCGACCTCCTCGCCCGGTACGCGCGCACCCATGGCCCGTTCACCTCCACGGCGGCCGCCGCACGCTTCGGTCTCGGTACGGCCGTCACCGACGGCGCGCTGCACCGGCTCGCCGCGAACGGTCGCGTCGTCCAAGGGGAGTTCCATCCGGCGGGCATCGGCCAGGAGTGGTGCGACGCGACGGTGCTGCGCAGGCTGCGCCGCCGTTCGCTCGCGGCGCTGCGCCATGAGCTGGAGCCGGTGCCACCGGCCGCGCTCGCCCAGTTCCTGCCGCAGTGGCAGCACGTGGGCGGCGGTCACGGGCTGCGCGGCATCGACGGACTGGTGCGCGCCGTCGAGCAGTTGCAGGGGGCGTCCGTGCCGGCGTCCGCGCTGGAGAAGCTCGTACTGCCGTCCCGGGTCGCCGGTTACACGCCCGCGCTGCTCGACGAACTCACGGCGGCCGGGGAGGTGGTGTGGGCCGGGGCGGGTTCGCTGCCGGGCAAGGACGGCTGGGTCTCGCTGTATCTGGCGGACGCCGCCCCCCTGCTCCTTGCGGAAGCGCATCCCCTGGAGCCGACCGCGCTGCATCAGTCGGTCCTCGATGCCCTCGGCGGGGGATACGGCCTGTTCTTCCGTCAGATCGCCGATCAGGTCCGCGCCACCACCCACCCCGACGCCACCGATCCTCAGCTCGCCGACGCGATCTGGGACCTGGCCTGGTCCGGGCGCCTCACGAACGACACGCTCGCGCCGATGCGTTCCCTCCTGGGTTCGGGCCGTACGGCGGGATCCACGGCCCATCGCGCCAAGCGCTCGGTCCCCCGCGGTCGCTACGGCTCTCTCACGGGAGGAGCGCGCCCCCAGTCGCGTACGGGTCCGCCGACCGTGGCGGGCCGTTGGTCGCTGCTGCCCGAGCGCGAGCCCGACCCCACCGTGCGCGCCCACGCCCTGGCGCGCACCCTGCTCGACCGGCACGGGGTGGTGACGCGGGGCGCCGTCGCGGCGGAAGGCGTGGAGGGCGGCTTCTCGGCGGTGTACCGCATCCTGTCCGCGTTCGAGGACAGCGGCCAGGCACGGCGCGGCTATGTGGTCGAGGGTCTCGGCGCCGCCCAGTTCGCGATGGACGGCGCGGTGGACCGCCTCCGCGCGGCGGCGAACGCACGGGACCGGGGCGACTCCCTGTCCGGCCCGGCGCCGACGGACAACTCCCCCGCCGCACACGGCTTCCCGGACGCCCCCGTCCTCCCGTATTCCGACGCGGAGTTCGATGTCGACGGCAACGGCAACGGCTTCGGCGACGGCCATCACCAACACCAACACCAAGGTGAGGGCGACGGCTTCGACTTCGGCTCCGGGGACAGGGCCGCCTTCGCGGACGGCCCGGGTCCCTTCGGCACTCCCGACCCTGGCCCCAACCTCGGCACCGGCTCCGGCCATGGCTCCGACCCCGGCGACGATCCCGACCGCGGCAACGGTCTCGGCTCGGGTCTCGACCCGGACCTCGACTTCGGCGACGACCACTCCTTCTCCGCCGACTCCGCCTTCTCGGCCGGCTCCCCCTACCCCGGCGCGCCCCGCCGCCGCAACACCGCGTCCGACCGCGACGGCTCGCCGTACGCGACGAACCGCTCCGGCCGTCCCGGCGGTGCGGGTCTCCCCGGCGCCCGCGCCCGGCCCCGTACGGCCTCCCCCGCTGTGGTCCTTGCCGCCGCCGACCCCGCGAACGCCTACGGCGCGGCCCTCCCCTGGCCCGAGTCCCCGACCGAGGCGGGCCACAAGCCGGGCCGCAAGGCGGGTTCCCTGGTCGTGCTCGTCGACGGTGAACTGACGCTCTACATGGAGCGCGGCGGCAAGACCCTGCTGGCCTGGCCCGCGGACCCGGACGGCCCGGTCTCCCAGGACACGCGGCTGTGTGCCGCGGCGGAGGCGCTCGCCGCCGCCGCGCGCGCGGGCTCGCTCGGCACGGTCACCGTCGAGCGCGTCAACGGCACCTCGGCCCTCACCTCCTCCCTCGGTGCCCTCCTGGAAGGAGCGGGTTTCATCGCCACACCGCGCGGACTCCGCCTGCGCGCCTGA
- a CDS encoding Fpg/Nei family DNA glycosylase yields the protein MPEGDTVWQAARRLHVALAGNVLTRSDLRVPRFATADLTGRAVLDVTPRGKHLLTRIEGGLTLHSHLRMDGSWKVYEAGRRWSGGPAHQIRAVLGTVDRTAVGYRLPVLELLRTSDEARAVGHLGPDLLGPDWDPGKALENLLGDPDRALGEALLDQRNLAGIGNVYKSELCFLLGVTPWLPVGTLPADRAARLPLFAKKLLEFNRDRPARVTTGRRDQNLFVYGRAPRPCLRCATPIRAANQGDGSRERPTYWCPRCQTGPTPPPGARSTAAAYRPTGPESPTSGRGRH from the coding sequence ATGCCCGAAGGAGACACCGTCTGGCAGGCCGCGAGGCGGCTGCACGTCGCCCTCGCGGGCAACGTACTGACCCGTTCCGACCTGCGGGTGCCCCGGTTCGCCACGGCCGACCTCACCGGCCGCGCCGTCCTGGACGTCACACCGCGCGGCAAGCACCTCCTCACCCGGATCGAAGGCGGTCTGACGCTGCACTCGCACCTGCGGATGGACGGTTCGTGGAAGGTGTACGAGGCCGGCCGACGCTGGAGCGGGGGCCCCGCCCACCAGATCCGGGCCGTTCTCGGCACGGTGGACCGCACGGCGGTCGGCTACCGCCTGCCCGTACTGGAACTGCTCCGCACCAGCGACGAGGCCCGCGCGGTCGGTCACCTCGGCCCCGACCTCCTCGGTCCGGACTGGGACCCGGGCAAGGCGCTGGAGAACCTCCTGGGCGATCCTGACCGCGCGCTCGGCGAGGCCCTCCTCGACCAGCGGAATCTCGCCGGAATCGGCAACGTGTACAAGAGCGAGCTGTGTTTCCTGCTCGGCGTCACCCCCTGGCTCCCCGTCGGCACCCTGCCCGCCGACCGCGCCGCCCGACTGCCGCTCTTCGCGAAGAAGTTGCTGGAGTTCAACCGCGACCGCCCGGCCCGCGTCACCACCGGGCGCCGCGACCAGAACCTCTTCGTGTACGGCCGCGCCCCGCGCCCCTGTCTACGCTGCGCGACGCCGATCCGCGCGGCGAACCAGGGCGACGGCTCCCGCGAGCGCCCCACGTACTGGTGCCCCCGGTGCCAGACGGGCCCCACCCCGCCGCCGGGCGCCCGCTCCACCGCCGCCGCGTACCGCCCCACCGGACCCGAGTCCCCCACCTCCGGCCGGGGGCGTCACTAG
- a CDS encoding SDR family NAD(P)-dependent oxidoreductase translates to MALPAYDLTGRTAFVTGAAGGIGRAAALLLAEAGASVHCADVDEQGLHETATLVKGQGGTARTHPLDVTDRAGLQQAVASCGRVDVMAAIAGIMHSSPVLETLDEDLDRVLGVNFKGVLYACQEAARSMIANGVGGSIVTMASGAIDTGGPGLLCYSAAKAAVVQLTKTLATEVGAHGIRVNAVAPGWIRTPMTDRHGERQAHTEAFMARLSPLGRVGEPEDIAHAVLYLASDASAFTTGQILRPNGGVAMPW, encoded by the coding sequence ATGGCCCTCCCCGCGTACGACCTCACCGGACGCACCGCGTTCGTCACCGGCGCGGCCGGCGGCATCGGCCGCGCGGCCGCGCTCCTGCTCGCGGAGGCGGGCGCCTCCGTGCACTGCGCCGACGTCGACGAACAGGGTCTGCACGAGACGGCGACGCTGGTCAAGGGACAGGGCGGCACCGCCCGTACCCACCCGCTCGACGTCACCGACCGCGCCGGGCTCCAGCAGGCCGTGGCGTCCTGCGGCCGGGTCGACGTCATGGCGGCGATCGCCGGGATCATGCACAGCAGCCCGGTCCTGGAGACCCTGGACGAGGATCTCGACCGGGTGCTCGGCGTCAACTTCAAAGGGGTGCTGTACGCCTGCCAGGAGGCCGCGCGCTCCATGATCGCGAACGGCGTCGGGGGCAGCATCGTCACCATGGCCTCGGGCGCGATCGACACCGGCGGGCCGGGCCTGTTGTGCTACAGCGCGGCCAAGGCGGCCGTCGTCCAGCTCACGAAGACGCTGGCGACCGAGGTCGGCGCGCACGGCATCCGCGTCAACGCCGTGGCGCCCGGCTGGATCCGTACCCCCATGACCGACCGCCACGGCGAGCGGCAGGCTCACACCGAGGCGTTCATGGCTCGCCTGTCACCGCTGGGCCGCGTCGGGGAACCCGAGGACATCGCCCACGCCGTGCTGTACCTGGCGTCGGACGCGTCGGCGTTCACGACGGGTCAGATCCTCCGCCCCAACGGCGGGGTCGCGATGCCCTGGTAG
- a CDS encoding Dps family protein — protein MYVVKSSLSDADLKTVAEALQGALVDLVDLSLVAKQVHWNVVGPRFRSVHLQLDEVVDVARLHSDTVAERASTIGVPPDGRAATVASSSGVAATPEGWIKDTDAVRTLVEALGAVIARMRERVAATGDPDPVSQDILIGITADLEKHHWMFQAENG, from the coding sequence ATGTACGTCGTGAAGAGCTCCCTGTCCGACGCGGACCTGAAGACCGTCGCCGAGGCTCTGCAGGGTGCCTTGGTCGACCTGGTGGACCTCTCCCTCGTGGCGAAGCAGGTCCACTGGAACGTGGTGGGGCCGCGCTTCCGTTCCGTCCACCTCCAGCTCGACGAGGTCGTGGACGTCGCGCGACTGCACTCCGACACGGTGGCCGAGCGCGCCTCGACCATCGGTGTCCCGCCGGACGGGCGGGCCGCGACGGTGGCGTCGAGCAGTGGCGTCGCGGCGACGCCCGAGGGCTGGATCAAGGACACCGACGCCGTCCGCACCCTCGTGGAGGCGCTCGGCGCGGTGATCGCGCGGATGCGGGAACGGGTGGCCGCCACGGGGGACCCGGACCCGGTGAGCCAGGACATCCTCATCGGCATCACGGCCGACCTGGAGAAGCATCACTGGATGTTCCAGGCGGAGAACGGGTGA
- a CDS encoding helix-turn-helix domain-containing protein, translating into MILLRRLLGDVLRRQRQRQGRTLREVSSSARVSLGYLSEVERGQKEASSELLSAICDALDVRMSELMREVSDDLALAELAQSAAATEPVSAPVRRPMLNSVSVTGVPPERVTIKAPAEAVDVVAA; encoded by the coding sequence ATGATTCTGCTCCGTCGCCTGCTGGGTGACGTGCTGCGTCGGCAGCGCCAGCGCCAGGGCCGTACTCTGCGCGAAGTCTCCTCGTCCGCCCGAGTCTCACTCGGCTATCTCTCCGAGGTGGAGCGGGGGCAGAAGGAGGCATCCTCCGAGCTGCTCTCCGCGATCTGCGACGCGCTGGACGTACGGATGTCCGAGCTCATGCGGGAAGTGAGCGACGATCTCGCCCTCGCCGAGCTGGCACAGTCGGCTGCGGCCACCGAACCGGTGTCCGCACCGGTACGTCGCCCGATGCTCAATTCCGTATCGGTGACCGGCGTGCCACCGGAACGGGTCACGATCAAGGCGCCTGCCGAAGCGGTCGACGTCGTCGCCGCCTGA
- a CDS encoding CinA family protein: protein MTSTATEVVRLLTVRGETLAVAESLTGGLVAAEITAVPGASKAFRGSVTAYATELKHELLGVDATLLAERGAVDAQVAGQMAAGVRKALGADWGIATTGVAGPDAQDGQPVGTVYVAVDGPSGAPFGTDRGGKVAPLRLNGGRAEIRMESVRSVLALLLQELAGEQTGNERAQDTEQNGGF, encoded by the coding sequence GTGACATCCACGGCCACTGAAGTGGTGCGACTACTCACGGTGAGGGGCGAGACGCTCGCCGTCGCCGAGTCGCTCACCGGTGGCCTGGTGGCCGCGGAGATCACCGCGGTGCCGGGTGCCTCGAAGGCGTTCCGCGGCTCCGTGACGGCGTACGCCACCGAACTGAAACACGAACTGCTGGGCGTCGACGCCACTCTTCTGGCGGAACGTGGCGCCGTGGACGCGCAGGTCGCGGGCCAGATGGCGGCCGGGGTGCGCAAGGCGCTCGGCGCCGACTGGGGGATCGCGACCACCGGCGTCGCCGGTCCCGATGCCCAGGACGGACAGCCGGTCGGCACGGTCTACGTGGCCGTGGACGGGCCCTCCGGAGCGCCGTTCGGCACCGATCGTGGCGGGAAAGTGGCGCCGCTGCGGTTGAACGGCGGCCGGGCGGAAATCCGTATGGAGAGTGTACGCAGCGTACTCGCGCTGCTCCTGCAGGAGCTCGCGGGCGAACAGACCGGGAATGAGCGGGCACAGGATACGGAACAGAACGGGGGGTTTTGA
- the pgsA gene encoding CDP-diacylglycerol--glycerol-3-phosphate 3-phosphatidyltransferase, whose product MTGVPASAAGGSPGAKGATGAPGATGAPGVPGAAAASGTPGASGAPGGTKPARGGKLGAAAVNQASLWNIANILTMIRLVLVPGFVALMLADGGYDPAMRAWAWAAFAVAMITDIFDGHLARTYDLVTDFGKIADPIADKAIMGAALVCLSALGDLPWWVTIVILGRELGVTLLRFVVIRYGVIPASRGGKLKTLAQGTAVGMYILPLTGALASLRFWVMAVAVILTVVSGLDYVRQAIVLRRQGIAERRAAAAEAER is encoded by the coding sequence ATGACGGGAGTCCCGGCATCCGCGGCGGGCGGCTCCCCGGGCGCCAAAGGGGCGACGGGCGCCCCCGGCGCGACCGGTGCTCCGGGAGTGCCCGGCGCCGCGGCCGCATCCGGTACTCCGGGCGCATCCGGTGCCCCCGGGGGCACGAAGCCGGCGCGGGGCGGGAAACTGGGCGCCGCGGCCGTCAACCAGGCCAGCCTCTGGAACATCGCCAACATCCTGACCATGATCCGGCTCGTCCTCGTGCCGGGATTCGTGGCGCTGATGCTGGCCGACGGCGGATACGACCCCGCCATGCGCGCCTGGGCCTGGGCGGCCTTCGCCGTCGCCATGATCACCGACATCTTCGACGGCCACCTGGCACGCACCTACGACCTCGTCACCGACTTCGGGAAGATCGCCGACCCGATCGCCGACAAGGCGATCATGGGCGCGGCGCTGGTCTGCCTGTCCGCCCTCGGTGATCTGCCCTGGTGGGTCACCATCGTGATCCTCGGGCGCGAGCTCGGCGTCACCCTGCTGCGCTTCGTCGTGATCCGGTACGGGGTCATCCCCGCGAGCCGCGGCGGCAAGCTCAAGACGCTGGCCCAGGGCACGGCGGTCGGCATGTACATCCTGCCGCTGACGGGGGCGCTGGCATCCCTGAGGTTCTGGGTGATGGCGGTCGCCGTCATCCTGACCGTGGTCTCCGGACTCGACTATGTGAGACAGGCCATTGTGCTGCGCCGCCAGGGGATCGCCGAGCGGCGGGCGGCCGCCGCGGAGGCCGAGCGGTGA
- the rimO gene encoding 30S ribosomal protein S12 methylthiotransferase RimO has product MPERRTVALVTLGCARNEVDSEELAGRLEADGWQLVEDAEQADVAVVNTCGFVEAAKKDSVDALLEANDLKGHGRTQAVVAVGCMAERYGKELAEALPEADGVLGFDDYADISDRLQTILNGGIHASHTPRDRRKLLPISPAERQSAGEEVALPGHGAPTDLPEGVAPVSGPRAPLRRRLDGSPVASVKLASGCDRRCTFCAIPSFRGSFISRRPSDVLNEARWLAEQGVKEVMLVSENNTSYGKDLGDIRLLETMLPELAEIDGIQRVRVSYLQPAEMRPGLIDVLTSTPNVAPYFDLSFQHSAPDVLRAMRRFGDTDRFLELLDTIRSKAPQAGVRSNFIVGFPGESEADLAELERFLTGARLDAIGVFGYSDEDGTEAATYENKLDEDVVAERLARVSRLAEELVAQRAEERVGETVSVLVESIDGEDGAYGRAAHQAPETDGQVLFTSGEGLTVGRIVEAKVVGTEGVDLVAEPLPGSLACTEEAAR; this is encoded by the coding sequence ATGCCTGAACGCCGTACCGTCGCACTCGTCACCCTTGGCTGCGCCCGTAACGAGGTGGACTCGGAGGAGCTCGCAGGCCGCTTGGAGGCGGACGGCTGGCAACTCGTGGAGGACGCCGAACAAGCGGATGTCGCCGTCGTCAACACCTGTGGCTTCGTGGAAGCCGCCAAGAAGGACTCCGTCGACGCCCTCCTCGAAGCCAATGACCTCAAGGGGCACGGCAGAACCCAGGCCGTCGTGGCGGTGGGCTGCATGGCCGAGCGGTACGGCAAGGAACTCGCCGAAGCGCTCCCCGAGGCCGACGGAGTGCTCGGCTTCGACGACTACGCCGACATCTCCGACCGCCTCCAGACCATCCTGAACGGCGGCATCCACGCCTCCCACACCCCGCGCGACCGGCGCAAGCTGCTGCCGATCAGCCCGGCCGAGCGGCAGAGCGCCGGCGAGGAAGTGGCCCTTCCCGGCCACGGCGCCCCCACCGACCTCCCCGAGGGCGTCGCCCCCGTCTCCGGCCCCCGCGCGCCCCTGCGCCGCCGTCTGGACGGGTCCCCGGTCGCCTCGGTGAAGCTGGCCTCCGGCTGCGACCGCCGCTGCACGTTCTGCGCCATCCCGTCCTTCCGCGGCTCCTTCATCTCGCGACGCCCCAGCGACGTCCTGAACGAGGCCCGCTGGCTCGCCGAGCAGGGCGTCAAGGAGGTGATGCTCGTCTCCGAGAACAACACCTCGTACGGCAAGGACCTGGGTGACATCCGTCTCCTGGAGACGATGCTGCCCGAGCTGGCCGAGATCGACGGCATCCAGCGCGTGCGGGTCAGCTATCTGCAGCCCGCCGAGATGCGTCCCGGACTCATCGACGTCCTCACCTCGACACCGAACGTCGCGCCCTACTTCGACCTGTCCTTCCAGCACTCCGCGCCGGACGTGCTGCGCGCGATGCGCCGCTTCGGCGACACCGACCGGTTCCTGGAGCTGCTCGACACCATCCGTTCCAAGGCCCCGCAGGCCGGCGTCCGCTCGAACTTCATCGTGGGCTTCCCCGGGGAGAGCGAGGCCGATCTCGCGGAGCTGGAGCGCTTCCTCACGGGAGCCCGCCTCGACGCGATCGGTGTCTTCGGCTACTCCGACGAGGACGGCACCGAAGCGGCGACGTACGAGAACAAGCTGGACGAGGACGTCGTCGCCGAGCGTCTGGCGCGGGTGTCCCGTCTCGCCGAGGAACTGGTCGCGCAGCGGGCCGAGGAGCGCGTGGGCGAGACAGTGAGCGTGCTGGTGGAGTCCATCGACGGCGAGGACGGCGCGTACGGCCGGGCCGCCCACCAGGCCCCCGAGACGGACGGCCAGGTGCTGTTCACGAGCGGCGAGGGTCTGACCGTCGGCCGTATCGTCGAGGCCAAGGTGGTCGGTACGGAAGGTGTCGACCTGGTGGCCGAGCCGCTCCCGGGCTCGCTCGCGTGTACCGAGGAGGCGGCCAGATGA